CATTTCAAATAGCAGCGTTTCAAATGCGCTACAACGCCGGGAAATGTGGAATAAAATGAGAATGAACCCTACAGATCTTGCAGACTTATCAGCATCTGCAATGACTTTTTTAATGAATGGTTGTGCGCCTTTGACAAACTGGCGTGGAATGTTTAAAGCTGGCGAAAAGGTTAGGCTTAGATTTATTAACGGTTCTAGCAATACGTTTTTTGATGTAAGAATACCTGAGCTGAAGTTAACAGTTGTACAAGCTGATGGACAAAATGTTGAACCTGTGACAGTAGATGAATTTAGATTTGGTCCCGGTGAAACTTATGATGTACTTGTCGAGCCAAAAAATGATGCATATACGATTTTTGCACAAAGCATGGATCGCTCAGGTTATGCTAAAGGTACTTTATCAATGGCACCTAATATTGATGCACCAGTACCTGCTCTAGATCCCGTTGAATGGTTAACGATGACAGATATGATGGGGAATATGGCCCAAGGTGGTGAGCATTCCGCGATGGCAGGTATGGCAGACATGTCGGGCATGAATTCTAATAAAATGGATCATAGTGCAATGGGTCATGGAGCGATGGCAATGGATCATAGTAAACATGGAATGACTAAAAACCCATTAGCTGTTGCTAGCACTAAAGTGCGTCATGCAAAAACAGAGTATGGAGCTTCTGTTGATATGCGTGTTGATATGCCTAGAACAAACCTTGATGATCCCGGTATAGGTTTACGTAAAAATGGACGCCGTGTTTTAACACTTGCAGATTTACATTCTCTTGAGGGAATTACAAACCAGCAAGAGCCAGAGGCTGAAATTGAATTACATTTAACTGGAAACATGGAGCGTTATAGCTGGTCATTTGATGGCTTGGAATTTGGAAAAAGCACGCCAGTTCACATGAAGCATAATCAACGTTTAAGAGTTATTTTACAAAACGATACAATGATGACACATCCCATGCACCTGCATGGTATGTGGAGCGATTTGGAGAATGAAAAAGGTGATGTACAGGTTCGTCGCCATACTATCCCTGTACAACCAGCGCAAAGAATTAGTTTTTTAACAACACCTCATGACGTAGGTCGCTGGGCATGGCATTGCCATTTATTATTCCACATGGATGCAGGTATGTTTAGAGAGGTAGTTGTATCATGAAAAAATTAATACTAACCAATACGTTAAGACTATTATTAATAGGTTTGCCCCTTATAAGTGTATCTGTATCTGCAAAAGATGAGATGACTGAGATGGGTGATTCTAAAATGCAAGCACAAGGTGGAGATGCACCTAAAGATGCTAGAGACCCCCATGCTTATGCAGCAGGTACAACTTTGACTGAAGGTCCTTATGCACTCAGTAGCGACAAACGACTGACTTTGGCAGATGAGCATTCATTTTACGCGCTACTAGGGGATCGTCTTGAATATAATGAGCAAACAAACGCAGGTGTTTTTGACTTTCAGGCATGGTATGGCACTACTTTTGATAGATTAGTCATCAAAACTGAAGGAGATTTTAGCGAAGGTAATTTAGAGGAGAACCAAACAGATTTTCTATGGGGCCACGCAATATCTGCTTATTGGGATACACAAGTCGGTATTCGACTTGATTACAATAACGAAGGTGAAAACCGCAAATGGCTAGCTTTTGGTTTACAAGGTCTAGCCCCCTACTGGTTTGAAATTGATATGACTGCGTATTTAGGAGAGCAAGGTAATAGTGCATTTTCGATCGAAGCTGAGTATGAGCTATTACTTACTCAAAAGTTAATTGTTCAACCACGAGCAGAGTTGACGCTTTACGGTAAGGATGACGTCCAAAATAACCTTGGTAGTGGCTTGTCTAGCAGTGCTATTGGTTTTCGGGTTCGTTATGAGTTTACCCGCCAGTTTGCTCCCTATGTTGGCGTTGAGTGGACAAATAAATTTGGTAATACAGCCGACTTTGCGAAGTTAAATGGGCAAAGTACTCGTGATACTGCTTTTGTTGCAGGTATCAAGTTCTGGCTCTGATATGAAGAAATACTATATTGACTTGATGAGAGCTACCGCAACTATATTGATGGTAGCTTTCGTTTTTTGGGATTTAAACCATTTTAGTTATGTTAGGAAAGGCCTAGCTAATAGTTTTTTTGGAAAGAACTAAGAGCAGTAATAGTAAGCTACTTCTTGTTTTCAATCGGTGCCAGTCTGGTGTATACCTATCAAGGTGGAATATCAGCTAAGAAGTAAAGT
The nucleotide sequence above comes from Pseudoalteromonas shioyasakiensis. Encoded proteins:
- a CDS encoding copper resistance system multicopper oxidase: MRIKDPLHQISTPRRRFVQGLAAGGILAAFPSILHAASSLVAGTITGTVPELSGEIIDLVIDESPVNFTGVVRMATTINGSIPAPTLRLREGDDVTIRVTNKLSVPSSIHWHGIILPYQMDGVPGISFKGIMPGETFVYKFKLQQSGTYWYHSHSGFQEMTGMYGALIIEPREKDIISADNEHVIQLSDWTDDDPMDLFRKLKVQSDVFNFNQPTVPEFFDDISNSSVSNALQRREMWNKMRMNPTDLADLSASAMTFLMNGCAPLTNWRGMFKAGEKVRLRFINGSSNTFFDVRIPELKLTVVQADGQNVEPVTVDEFRFGPGETYDVLVEPKNDAYTIFAQSMDRSGYAKGTLSMAPNIDAPVPALDPVEWLTMTDMMGNMAQGGEHSAMAGMADMSGMNSNKMDHSAMGHGAMAMDHSKHGMTKNPLAVASTKVRHAKTEYGASVDMRVDMPRTNLDDPGIGLRKNGRRVLTLADLHSLEGITNQQEPEAEIELHLTGNMERYSWSFDGLEFGKSTPVHMKHNQRLRVILQNDTMMTHPMHLHGMWSDLENEKGDVQVRRHTIPVQPAQRISFLTTPHDVGRWAWHCHLLFHMDAGMFREVVVS
- a CDS encoding copper resistance protein B encodes the protein MKKLILTNTLRLLLIGLPLISVSVSAKDEMTEMGDSKMQAQGGDAPKDARDPHAYAAGTTLTEGPYALSSDKRLTLADEHSFYALLGDRLEYNEQTNAGVFDFQAWYGTTFDRLVIKTEGDFSEGNLEENQTDFLWGHAISAYWDTQVGIRLDYNNEGENRKWLAFGLQGLAPYWFEIDMTAYLGEQGNSAFSIEAEYELLLTQKLIVQPRAELTLYGKDDVQNNLGSGLSSSAIGFRVRYEFTRQFAPYVGVEWTNKFGNTADFAKLNGQSTRDTAFVAGIKFWL